One window of Tenacibaculum maritimum NCIMB 2154 genomic DNA carries:
- a CDS encoding LolA family protein, translated as MNKLSILFLGLFISLNAIAQGSSTKAKEILDEVSVKMGAYKNMHIGFNSTLVNEEAGITNDPPIRGNITLAGEKYNLQYLGNDFIFDGRTLAVINQEEKEINVSNGNLDEEDGFIYPSKLLTFYKEGYNFSMGKLENKNGRKIQFIKLTPIDSNSDIVEVQLGVDAKTKHIYQLIQIGSNGSKTTFTITKFKSNQPISEKLFSFDKSKYLKQGYSID; from the coding sequence ATGAATAAATTAAGCATATTATTTTTAGGATTATTTATTAGTTTAAATGCAATAGCGCAAGGATCGTCAACAAAAGCCAAAGAAATATTAGATGAAGTTTCTGTAAAAATGGGAGCTTATAAAAATATGCATATTGGCTTTAACTCTACACTTGTTAACGAAGAAGCAGGTATTACGAATGATCCTCCTATTCGTGGAAACATAACATTAGCTGGAGAAAAATACAATCTTCAATATCTAGGAAACGATTTTATTTTTGATGGAAGAACGCTAGCTGTAATCAATCAAGAAGAAAAAGAAATAAATGTTAGCAACGGTAACTTAGATGAAGAAGATGGTTTTATATATCCTTCTAAATTATTAACTTTTTATAAAGAAGGTTATAACTTTTCAATGGGAAAACTAGAAAATAAAAACGGGCGTAAAATACAGTTCATTAAATTAACTCCTATTGATAGTAATTCTGATATTGTTGAAGTACAATTAGGTGTTGACGCAAAAACAAAACATATTTACCAACTAATCCAAATTGGTTCTAACGGATCTAAAACAACATTTACTATTACAAAATTCAAAAGCAATCAGCCAATTTCTGA
- a CDS encoding DNA translocase FtsK, protein MTKKKTSSKRTEGKKSIIKQVTAFLKDRQTQTILGAFLILFALFLCIAFISFFFSWQQDQSTLNQFGDKTILSKNLLGKIGAKLSHFFIYDGFGLGAFTLPFLFFLTGVYWLSHTRVKNIITSWNWGLSAMLWLSISLGFINQKYALLSGTIGYEINDYLQKFLGKTGLAIVLFFFFITYIIIRFKITPELISDTLKKRKIAKEATKVETSLIERDTIETEPQTINEEKDVISKDLDEQKEKSDFELSIENLQPTITKHSEVSATEDSSLSLEITEKVTSDNNIIISEETKKEVEIAIEKVAEEKSVTENLSDRLVKDFGEFDPKLELGGYKFPTFNLLKQYNESISINPEELEANKNRIVETLKNYKIGIAQIKATVGPTITLYEIVPEAGIRISKIKNLEDDIALSLSALGIRIIAPIPGKGTIGIEVPNTKSTIVSMHSAITSKKFQESQMELPIALGKTIANETLVVDLAKMPHLLMAGATGQGKSVGLNAVLTSLLYRKHPAEVKFVLVDPKKVELTLFNKIERHYLAKLPDTDDAIITDTTKVVNTLNSLCIEMDNRYDLLKTAMVRNLKEYNTKFKARKLNPDNGHRFLPYIVLVIDEFADLIMTAGKEVETPIARLAQLARAIGIHLIVATQRPSVNVITGIIKANFPARIAFRVTSKIDSRTILDAPGADQLIGRGDMLYSGGNDITRIQCAFVDTPEVEKITDFIGSQRAYPEAYLLPEYVGEEGGTNLDIDISDRDKLFKEAAEIIVTAQQGSASLLQRKLKLGYNRAGRLIDQLEAAGIVGPFEGSKARQVLIPDFVALEQLLENEKN, encoded by the coding sequence ATGACAAAAAAGAAAACATCTTCAAAAAGAACTGAGGGAAAAAAATCAATAATTAAGCAAGTCACTGCTTTTTTAAAAGATCGCCAAACGCAAACCATTTTAGGGGCCTTCTTAATTTTATTTGCGCTATTTTTATGCATCGCCTTTATTTCCTTCTTTTTCTCTTGGCAGCAAGATCAAAGTACCCTCAATCAATTTGGAGATAAAACAATACTTTCAAAAAACTTACTAGGTAAAATTGGAGCTAAGCTAAGTCACTTCTTTATTTATGACGGATTTGGTCTAGGGGCTTTTACGCTTCCTTTTCTGTTCTTTTTAACAGGAGTATATTGGTTATCTCATACTCGTGTTAAAAACATAATTACTTCTTGGAACTGGGGGCTATCTGCAATGCTTTGGCTGTCAATTTCCTTAGGGTTTATTAATCAAAAATACGCCCTATTATCAGGAACTATTGGATACGAAATAAACGATTATCTACAAAAGTTCCTTGGAAAAACAGGGCTAGCTATTGTATTATTTTTCTTTTTTATCACCTATATTATCATCCGATTCAAAATTACTCCAGAATTAATTAGCGACACTTTAAAAAAGAGAAAAATTGCTAAGGAAGCTACTAAGGTAGAAACATCCCTTATAGAAAGGGACACCATAGAAACTGAACCTCAAACTATTAACGAAGAGAAAGACGTTATTTCCAAAGATTTAGACGAACAAAAAGAAAAATCAGATTTTGAATTATCCATAGAAAATTTACAACCTACAATTACTAAACACTCAGAGGTTTCAGCTACAGAAGACTCTTCTCTCTCTCTCGAAATAACTGAAAAAGTTACTTCAGACAACAATATCATCATTTCTGAAGAAACCAAAAAAGAAGTAGAAATAGCTATTGAAAAAGTGGCTGAAGAAAAAAGTGTTACTGAAAATTTATCCGATAGGTTAGTTAAAGATTTTGGTGAATTTGATCCGAAACTAGAACTAGGAGGATATAAATTTCCTACATTTAATTTACTAAAACAATACAATGAAAGTATTTCTATCAATCCAGAAGAATTAGAAGCTAATAAGAATAGGATTGTAGAAACTCTAAAAAACTATAAAATAGGTATCGCTCAAATAAAAGCGACTGTTGGTCCTACCATTACTTTATATGAAATTGTGCCAGAAGCAGGAATCCGTATCTCTAAAATCAAAAACTTGGAGGATGATATTGCGCTTTCTCTATCTGCTCTCGGAATCCGTATTATAGCTCCAATACCTGGAAAAGGAACTATTGGAATTGAGGTGCCAAATACAAAATCAACAATTGTATCAATGCATTCAGCCATTACCTCTAAAAAGTTCCAAGAATCACAAATGGAGTTGCCTATTGCTCTAGGAAAAACAATTGCTAATGAAACATTGGTTGTTGATTTGGCTAAAATGCCTCACCTATTAATGGCGGGAGCTACGGGGCAAGGTAAATCTGTAGGTTTAAATGCTGTTTTAACCTCTTTGCTATATAGAAAACACCCAGCAGAAGTCAAATTTGTACTGGTAGATCCTAAAAAAGTAGAATTAACTCTCTTTAATAAAATTGAGCGTCACTATTTGGCCAAACTGCCTGACACAGACGATGCCATTATTACAGATACCACCAAAGTGGTAAATACATTAAATTCATTATGTATTGAAATGGACAACCGTTACGACCTATTAAAAACGGCTATGGTTCGTAATTTAAAAGAGTACAACACAAAATTCAAAGCACGAAAGTTAAATCCTGATAACGGACATCGATTCTTGCCTTATATTGTTTTAGTTATTGATGAATTTGCCGATTTAATAATGACTGCTGGAAAAGAAGTAGAAACGCCTATCGCTCGTTTGGCTCAATTAGCACGTGCAATTGGTATCCATTTAATTGTTGCTACGCAAAGGCCTTCCGTAAATGTGATTACAGGAATTATCAAAGCGAACTTTCCTGCTAGAATTGCATTTAGAGTAACGTCTAAAATAGATTCACGAACAATTTTGGATGCTCCTGGCGCCGATCAATTAATTGGTAGAGGAGATATGCTATACTCTGGAGGAAATGATATTACCCGTATCCAATGTGCTTTTGTAGATACTCCTGAGGTGGAAAAAATAACTGATTTTATTGGATCTCAAAGGGCATATCCTGAAGCATACTTGCTCCCTGAATATGTTGGAGAAGAAGGTGGCACAAATCTTGATATTGATATTTCAGATAGAGATAAATTGTTCAAAGAAGCCGCTGAAATAATTGTAACAGCCCAGCAAGGATCAGCTTCTCTCTTACAGCGAAAGCTAAAATTAGGGTACAATAGAGCTGGTAGGTTAATAGATCAATTAGAAGCAGCTGGTATTGTTGGCCCTTTTGAAGGAAGTAAAGCTAGGCAGGTACTAATTCCTGATTTTGTGGCTCTTGAACAATTATTAGAAAACGAAAAAAATTAA
- a CDS encoding diacylglycerol kinase family protein — MKNPNDGFIKGRLRSIKFAFKGLWILLTTEDSIKVQFSMAILATFAGYFFNISTTEWMIQCLAIGLVLIAEATNTAVEEIADFIHPDYHEKIGLIKDIAAGAPAIAALISLVIAAIIYLPKITFLF; from the coding sequence ATGAAAAACCCAAATGATGGTTTTATCAAAGGTAGGTTAAGAAGTATCAAATTTGCATTCAAAGGCTTATGGATACTTCTTACTACTGAAGATAGTATTAAGGTACAATTTTCAATGGCTATACTAGCAACGTTTGCTGGATACTTTTTTAATATATCTACTACAGAATGGATGATTCAATGCCTTGCTATCGGTTTGGTTTTAATTGCCGAAGCAACCAACACTGCCGTAGAAGAAATTGCTGATTTCATACATCCTGATTATCATGAAAAAATAGGATTGATAAAAGATATTGCTGCTGGTGCTCCTGCTATTGCGGCATTGATTTCATTGGTTATTGCAGCCATCATCTATCTTCCAAAGATAACTTTCTTATTTTAA
- the tpx gene encoding thiol peroxidase — translation MATITLQGNPIETNGNLPKTGEKAPDFSLAAIDLSRKSLADFEGKNLILNIFPSVDTGTCAASVKNFNKEAASLENTTILCISRDLPFAQSRFCGAEGIENVIMLSDYATGEFGKNYGLEITSGPLTGLHSRAIVIINTAGNVIYTEQVTETVNEPNYETALKAL, via the coding sequence ATGGCAACAATAACATTACAAGGAAACCCTATAGAAACCAACGGCAACCTGCCTAAAACAGGAGAAAAAGCACCTGATTTTTCATTAGCTGCAATTGATTTATCTCGTAAATCGCTGGCTGATTTCGAAGGGAAAAATCTAATTCTTAACATTTTTCCTAGTGTAGATACAGGCACTTGCGCTGCTTCTGTAAAAAATTTTAACAAGGAAGCTGCTTCTTTAGAAAACACTACAATACTATGTATTTCTAGAGATTTACCTTTTGCTCAATCTCGTTTTTGTGGAGCAGAAGGTATTGAAAATGTAATTATGCTATCAGATTATGCAACTGGAGAGTTTGGTAAAAATTATGGACTAGAAATAACAAGTGGTCCTTTAACTGGATTACATTCTCGTGCTATTGTTATTATAAATACAGCAGGAAATGTAATATATACAGAACAAGTAACAGAAACAGTTAATGAACCTAACTATGAAACTGCTTTAAAGGCATTATAA